A genomic region of Colletotrichum destructivum chromosome 1, complete sequence contains the following coding sequences:
- a CDS encoding Putative Zinc finger, GATA-type, Zinc finger, NHR/GATA-type — MHYYVEYTVQVCSADCTKDSPWHCPLPKPIPFKSPWTHPLIARSLTEFSISTPYSVHYSLALIVVARLLHQSPHFYTRPPSFSLSLPFSLLSVTGSHPSSEFSPSSLRERRFGPMACTSTHSPVRTATTIDVEIPILTTDLVPIGQCQSSDVECPSDTLVPLSLNQLKAGEVIQRVRHSDSSYCTCGRACLVTHTTAGILTGHHLQMRGDANSLLCNIQGLLQYHTLSAVDGGHVLPSTILGNPKLLDVQRLSRGISENMGELVALSHREARETMRDLGQARVLRHPYRHDYRVADHHHHHRAARRHPTTPGGDPIQLVCHACNTRRTPKWRAGPAGPCTLCNVCGLLHAMRLRKQGRSRSKKASASSSFVL; from the coding sequence ATGCACTACTACGTAGAGTACACGGTCCAAGTTTGCTCTGCTGACTGTACCAAAGATAGCCCCTGGCATTGCCCCCTTCCAAAACCGATTCCCTTTAAAAGCCCGTGGACCCATCCCCTCATTGCCCGATCGCTCACAGAATTCTCGATCTCTACACCGTACTCTGTGCACTACTCCCTAGCACtgatcgtcgtcgcccgcctcctTCATCAATCGCCCCACTTTTACACACGTCCTCCATCgttctcactctcactcccaTTCTCACTGCTCAGCGTGACTGGCTCTCATCCGTCATCGGAATTCAGTCCGTCTTCTCTCCGAGAGCGCCGCTTCGGCCCGATGGCTTGCACCAGTACCCATTCTCCCGTCCGAACCGCCACCACCATAGACGTCGAGATACCTATTTTGACCACTGACCTGGTCCCCATTGGCCAATGCCAATCGAGCGATGTGGAGTGTCCCTCCGACACTTTGGTTCCCCTGTCCCTGAACCAATTGAAAGCGGGCGAGGTCATCCAACGGGTTCGTCACTCGGACTCCTCTTACTGTACATGCGGACGGGCATGTCTAGTGACACACACTACTGCGGGAATACTGACAGGCCATCATCTCCAGATGCGCGGCGATGCGAATAGCCTCCTTTGCAACATCCAGGGCCTGCTCCAGTACCACACCCtctccgccgtcgacggcggccacgtcCTCCCCAGCACCATCCTCGGCAACcccaagctcctcgacgtGCAGCGGCTGTCGCGGGGCATCTCGGAGAACAtgggcgagctcgtcgcgcTCTCGCACAGAGAAGCCAGGGAAACGATGCGCGACCTCGGACAGGCCCGCGTGCTGCGGCACCCCTACCGCCACGACTACCGTGTCGCGgatcatcaccaccaccacaggGCCGCCCGTCGTCACCCCACAACGCCGGGGGGCGACCCGATCCAGCTCGTCTGCCACGCTTGCAACACCCGGCGCACGCCCAAGTGGCGCGCCGGCCCTGCCGGCCCCTGTACCCTGTGCAACGTGTGCGGGCTGTTGCATGCCATGCGGCTGCGGAAGCAGGGCCGCTCCCGGAGCAAGaaggcctcggcgtcgtcgtcgttcgtcTTGTGA